Sequence from the Pontibacter pudoricolor genome:
AATAAAGGCTGCTTCGCCGATGTGTTCTATAGCTGCCCCGTTTTCTAAGGTTATGGTCGCGTTCCGTAACTTTACTCCTGTACCGGCCAGCCTTAACTTACCCCGCACCTGTACCGGCATATCAATTACCTTCTCTCTGCTGCCGGTTATGTGCAGGTTACCAAAATTGCCTTGTACAGGGGCGTCTGTACTATCAGTGTTATAGATCACATTGCTATTAGGAGCCAGGCTACCAAAGACAGGAGCCCTGGTTGCATGATTTACAATTAGTGTTGAGCCATTGGCAATATCAATCAATGCCTTCAGCCTGTATTTATTAGGGATGGTTAATGTTGCTATAGCAGTCTCTTCGCCAAGTATAAGTTTAGAGTTAAGCCCGGAGATAGTCAGGTCTCTGCTAAGTTTGTAGTGCCCGCCTGCAGCCACTACAAAAGTCTGGTCTATATCTGTAAAGTTCTTGGGGGTTCTGCCGGAACTGGTGCCGTCGACAGACCAGCTTGACTGATTGCTAAGCACCTTACTTACTGCATAAAACACATCGTTCTGAATGAACTCGATCTGCACATCATCCAGCGCAACAGAAGGGAAGTTCTGTCCGCTTCCTGTTATCCCTGAAGCATCGTGCTGTTCCCACCTAATCATGATCTCCTGGTTGGGGGCCAGGTTTACGTTAAGCAGAGTCTCAGAAACTGTCCATTTGTTATTTGCCGCATTCCCATCTGTTACCAGGTTATTCCCGCTATATGGCTGGTTACCGATGGTCATTTGTGATGAGGGAATGTGCGTCCAGGCAAGCGTACTGCCTGGGTCAGTTATAGTTGGTGCAATAGCATAGCTGGCAGAGAAGGGTACAGTTGTTTGCCTGTTCCAGAACCATTGCTCTATACTATAGTTTATTTTGATATGCTTTAATGTAGCACCTGAGTTATTCTTAAACCGGACAGCATAGTAGTATCCGCCCCAGCCATTTGCACCATGTCCGCCTAACGCCCTGTCAGGGTTATCTGTGCTTCCGAAACTATACAACCCAATTGTTCGGGATGATCCGTCATTAGCAGCTATACCGGATGGCATAATACCACGTAGCGGTGTTGCATACCAACCTGGCAGGGTGCTCCCGTTTATCCAGTCACCGGTAGCTGGCAGCGAATTAAAATTTTGGGAATAGGCATGCTTTAGCTGGTAGCCGTAAGCCGTCATTTGTGGTATACTGATCTGTGCGCCTGCAGGCTCTATGGTCAGGCTGCACATCATGAAAAAGAAAATAAGTACTCTTTTGTAAGTTATTGGCTTCTTCATCTCCTAGTTTACAGTTCAAAACATGTAGCGCTTTTGCTATTTTTTGATTGAGGCTGCAAGGTAGGCACACATATTATCATATCATAATATAACCATATATTATAAGCTTAGTAATCAATAGTTTACCACAAAAAGTAGGTTATTTAGCTTTGTGCTATATTTATAAAGTACAATAAAGTGCCACTGTAAATCAGGTACATAAAGTGTTTAAACATTGATTATTCCTGTCGGCTGTACACGAAGAAAAAATCTTGGGCCGGCAAAAAAAAAGGAGCACCTGGCTCCTTTAAAATATTGAATGGGAAAATAAAGTATAGCTATTTAGACCTTTTGGGCATAGTCCCGAGCAGGTAATCCCAAAGCGGCGACGACACACCATAGGCAACTTCCGGGTCTTTGTAGTGATGAATGCTGTGGTGGATCCAGAGTGTTTTGAGGAAGTTTTTAGGCGGCGCATAGGCATGCACGGCATAATGTACCCACAAGTATAAAGCGTAACCAAATAATACGCCGGCTAATATCCCGAACACAAACTGCCCGAAAATCAGCTTAAACACAAAAAACAGCAACGAGGCAATGAGCACGCTAACGATAGGAGGCATTGCCAGCCGTTCCTTGTCTTTTGGGTAATCGTGGTGGTTACCATGGAATGTATACTGAATGCGTGCTTTAACCGGCGTGTCGGTATCCATATGGAAAATGAAACGGTGGGCCGCATACTCCATTAAGCTGAAAATAGCCCAGCCCAGGAAGAAAAGCCCTACCGCTTCCAGCACATCTATAAAACCATAGGTAATGCCATAGTAGATAAGGCCTACCGAGATAGCTATAAAAATAAAGATAGGCAGGGCAATGTGTGTTCTGGTTAGTCTTTCAAGAACAGGGTTCTCAAAGATCTGGGCTCGTCCTTTGTGATTAGGCTTCATAGTTTTTGTTTACGCAATAGTTTTTCTGACCGCAGAACTAAATAAAACAGAAAAGCTGCTTCGCCGGAAAAGGGATTAAGAAGTATGGATTTTGCAATATGTAATTACAGCGGAAGCAACGCCAGCAATGCATTTATAGTATACGGCGGACTCGCAACTATGTGCTTTGCCTGTTCATAAAACCGGCGTCTTTCTGATAATGTTTTGCCTAAGAACGAGATTAATTGGGATTGTGTTTTGCCAGCCAGCAAAGGGCGGACAGATAGGTCTGATTTTGAGAGCCTTCGGGCAATTTTTTTTACTGGCACGTCCAGGAAAATGGTTTCTCCGGCGGTATCCATCAATGCCATGTTATCAAAAAAGCATGGGGTACCGCCGCCGGTAGCAACTATAGCTTGCTTATAGTTGGCAACTATAGTTTGTAAAGCCTGGCGCTCTACCTCCCGAAACCCCTCCTGCCCTTCTGTAGCAAATATCTCGGCTATAGTTCTGTTTTCATTCTGCTCAATAACTGCGTCCAGGTCCAGGAAAGTATAACCCAGCTTTTCCGCCAGCTCCTGCCCCAGCGTGCTTTTGCCACTGCCCATCATACCGAGTAAAAAGATCAGCATCTTTTTTAATGATTAGTTAATAATGAGTAATGAATAATAACCATGGAGCTATAACTTATAATTCGTCATTAATCATTCGTCATTATTAATTAGTCGAGCTTAACGCGTGGGTCGAGGGCGGCGTAGAGCAGGTCTACAAAAATGTTAATGACTACAAACAGGAACGCTACAAACAAGGTTGCCCCCATTACCAGCGGAAAGTCGAGGTTCTGAACGGCCTGTATCGTTACCGCGCCCAGGCCTTTCCAGTTAAAGATATATTCGATAAAGAAGGCACCGGCCATAAGGGAAGCCATCCAGCCTGAAGCAGCCGTAACTACCGGGTTCAGGGCGTTTTTAAGGGCATGCCCAACTATAACCCGTCGCCTGTTCAGGCCCTTTGCGCGGGCCGTACGGATGTAGTCCTGCGACATCACATCGAGCATAGAGCTGCGCGTAAGCTGAACTATAACGGCCAACGGGCGAATACCTAAGGCAAAAGCCGGAAGCAGCAGGTTTCGCAACATCAGCTCTTTTCCTTCAAACGGGTCGATCTCGTATAGTTGTCCGGTCAGGCTCAGGCCCGTCCAGTTGCTCCAGTAAAAGCCAAACGTAATAGCAATTAATATGGCCGCTACAAAAGACGGTACAGAAATACCCAAAACGGATGTGGTGATTAAGGCATGATCTAAGGTACTATGTGGTTTGAGTGATGCCAGCACCCCGAAAAGGATACCAAACACGGTGGCAATAAGCATGGCCGCCACTGCCAGCCATAACGTACCCGGGAAATGATCTAAAAGGATATCGGTTACAGATTTGTTGCTCTGAAAGGAGCGGCGCAAATAAGGCGTTTTCCAGACCAGCACATCTTCGCCAACGTCAACTATAGTACTGTATTCATACTTCTGCTGGTTTGCTTCCGTATCTTCATGCACCGACAACGGCGACACATCATTTATATAGTACAGCAGCTGTGCGGGCAACGGTTTATCCAGGCCAAGGTCTTTGGTGATGGCTTCGCGGGTGCTCAGGTCGGAACGCTGGCCGGCCAGCATCGCCACCGGGTCGCCGGGCAGCACATTGAACAGGAAAAATACCACCACCAACACACCCAGCATGATCAGCAGGCCGTGCCCCATTCGGCTAAGTATAAATCCTATGAATTTCATGTATTAAATGTTGTTTAAGAAATTACTTTCTTGAGTTTTGTTAAAATAACTCCATCACTGTTCTTTATCGGAATCAGGTCATTTATAACTGCATTATCGAAAGATACTCTCATCCAGGGTAATATTCCATCAGGATAAATGAGCATTTGCCTTCCATCTTTGGCATGAAATATCAGCACATGCTCTGATTCAATATATTCAGTTATACTCACACTGGGGTTATTTTTTTCAATCTGCCAAAATGGTTCTAGCTTCAGGTTATCTGACTCATCTTTCCCGCTAAAGCCATGTATCTCTATCTTCGTTATTCTAAAATCAGGCTTTACCATTAAGCAAACATTTTTACCTTCAATATAACCTTCTTCAGTAGTAGGGATGTATGCTGGTTTACTCGCACTACTTAATTTAAGTCTGTTAAAGTCTCCACCAAAGTGTGTTTCATCAAAATCTGCTCCAATAACTATATACTCACGAAGTTCATCAAAGCTTATGCTTATTGCGTCACTAAATTCATACAGGTTATAGTTCGAGTCAATATCTACACCAGTACAAAGGATACGATTAATAGCCTTTCCTATCAAACTTTTTAGTAAGCTGATTTCCTCCTTTGGCAGTTTATGAATTGTATGAACTTCCTTCAAAATGTTGAATATTGATCTTTCGCTCTTCCGGACTTCCCAGTCCGAAAACTCGCTGGTGAGGACTTCTTAGTCCCCGTTATAGTTTATGCGAATTAGGAAATCCGCTTCAGCTATAGTTCCGGATTAAGAAACCCTATAGCCTTTCATTCAATTTATAGTTGTCATTTCGATTGCAGCGAGAAATCTATCTCAAATTCTAAATAGATCTCTCCTATCGTCGAGATGACAATTAAATTAGCACCAATTATTACTTAGCAAGAGCAGCCTTTACCTCCTCTATAGTTGGCGTGTTGTTGTGGTGCCACAGGCCTTTGGTGGTTCCGTCTTTTAATAGCCAGATACCCGGGTTTGAGCGGATAATCGTTTTAAGAACTGTATGATCCCCAAAGTAGTAAGGAGCAGCCAGGTTTACTTCGTGGCGGAAAGCCTCAAACTCCTGCGCACCGCTGCTGGTGATAACAATCGGCGTGATGCCCTGCTTCTCAGCTTCAGCCACTAAAGCGTTTATTCTTTCAAAATCATCGGTATTGGCCTTAGTAACGTTATGCACAACTATAACCAGTTTGGTACCAGTTAGTACTTCCTGCGTGTGGTCGCCTTCGTCGTTCCAAACGTTAAAGTCGGTAATCTTCGGGCCATCTTCCGGGTTAATGGCTACCATTTCTTTAAAGGCCCAGGTCGTATCGGTTGGGTATTCTGTAAACTCCTGCTCCTGGCCGCCTTTGGTCATAATGTACTTGTACTTAAGCGGTGCCGATGGCTTCATGAGCGTCGGGATGTTATTACCGATCTTATAAGCACGGAAGTCGATGTAAGGCAGGTTTTCGTAAGCGTACCAGCCAATGCCTACTGAAAGGATTGCTGTAAGCGCGGTTATAGTTGCACCTACCTTCTGGCTGATAAACGGCTGCAGGTAACGTTGCGTCATCAGTAGCACAATGATCATTACAAGCAGCACAATGTCTTTGGTGAACGACTCCCACGGGGTTAGTTTAATGGCATCGCCGAAGCATCCACAGTCGGTTACTTTGTTGAAGTAGGCTGAGTAGAACGTGAGGAAGGTGAAGAATACGATCATGGCCAGCAGCAGCCACAGCACTTCTTTCAGTTTCCAGCGAACGAGCAAAGCCACACCCAGCACAATCTCCAGCGCACTCAGAAAAATAGAAAGAAACAGCGCAGCCGGCTTCAATGCGCTAAAGAACGGAGCAATGTCTGTCGAGAAAACTTCGAAATACTCTTCCAGTTTAATGGCGGTGCCTACCGGATCGTTTATCTTGATCAAACCGGAAAAGATGAACAGCACGCCCACAAAGAGCCAGAAGAATTTGGTGATGTATTTCATGATTCTGCTTTCAGTTAGAAAGTTTGAGATTTAGAAAGTTAATAAGTTTATAGTTGCTGATTTGACAACTCTCCATTTTCATACGCTACAGAGTCAGCTATACTTCCTGATGAAGAATAAAAGTATGCAACCCCATGCTGCAAACCTGTTTTATAGTTTAAAACCTGCTGTTTATTGCCATTCTTCCAATAAACTACTGCTTCTCCATTCTTTTTGCCTTCAGTCCAGCTACTTTCTTCTTTCAGATGCTTCCTGTTATTGTCATACCAAAAGCGCCACAGACCATTCTTTCTGCCATCGATCAGCTTTCCTTCACTACGTGGGGTGGTTTCTAAGTTTGTAACAAAGTAGGTCTTTGTAATATGTATGGTAGTATCAGTCTCAGCAGTTTTCTTGATCTTAATTTCAAGTTTGTGATCTTTCTTAACTACAGCTCCCGGTATTATATCTATATCTTCGGTTAGAACATAGTTTGTAAACTCACCTGCCCATAACGGGTAATAAGGATTGTCATTAATTTTTATCACTGGATCTTCTCCAAAACGGTTGAAGTGACTGGAGTCTGTTTTTATAGTTAGCTCGTAAATCTCACCACTGTTCAAAGTATCATAATTTGCGCTTATGCTTTGAATTAGGTTGTCGGCATCAAAAGCTACTTCTTTAGAAGAATAGCTGCATGAGCAAAGCAAAAGCAGACACCATAATAAATTTGGCTTCATTTAGAGCAAATTATTTTGATTAACTAAAACTATATTGTCATCT
This genomic interval carries:
- a CDS encoding T9SS type A sorting domain-containing protein, which produces MKKPITYKRVLIFFFMMCSLTIEPAGAQISIPQMTAYGYQLKHAYSQNFNSLPATGDWINGSTLPGWYATPLRGIMPSGIAANDGSSRTIGLYSFGSTDNPDRALGGHGANGWGGYYYAVRFKNNSGATLKHIKINYSIEQWFWNRQTTVPFSASYAIAPTITDPGSTLAWTHIPSSQMTIGNQPYSGNNLVTDGNAANNKWTVSETLLNVNLAPNQEIMIRWEQHDASGITGSGQNFPSVALDDVQIEFIQNDVFYAVSKVLSNQSSWSVDGTSSGRTPKNFTDIDQTFVVAAGGHYKLSRDLTISGLNSKLILGEETAIATLTIPNKYRLKALIDIANGSTLIVNHATRAPVFGSLAPNSNVIYNTDSTDAPVQGNFGNLHITGSREKVIDMPVQVRGKLRLAGTGVKLRNATITLENGAAIEHIGEAAFIKLGPQGTVKQYLQSGSTRFLPVGSERSYTPVGITLPAGKAARYVSVTIEDGVYAHYDASRKGLGEPLQGGLVNKVWMIDQEGATSPDAEVAFYWNPEDELPDFDRTMSEMAYYNGTVWESAGGIVATMAGARAAAALPTNYVTLANARGGMYGVWQPPRNPLPVELTAFTARYKDGITTLKWTTASERGSDYFSVEVSLDGKHFSEVGQVKAAGFSSVVNNYTFTHLPTTDGIVYYRLVEYAEDGEKSFSGTVSVNAKEDGPAKIVAYPNPGHGKLYLTSATITGETNLVVRNMNGKTMLTKTIVLSPAEPVEVDLQHLSEGIYIVQLQSSAGWQTIRWIHLPR
- a CDS encoding sterol desaturase family protein — encoded protein: MKPNHKGRAQIFENPVLERLTRTHIALPIFIFIAISVGLIYYGITYGFIDVLEAVGLFFLGWAIFSLMEYAAHRFIFHMDTDTPVKARIQYTFHGNHHDYPKDKERLAMPPIVSVLIASLLFFVFKLIFGQFVFGILAGVLFGYALYLWVHYAVHAYAPPKNFLKTLWIHHSIHHYKDPEVAYGVSSPLWDYLLGTMPKRSK
- a CDS encoding shikimate kinase, with the protein product MLIFLLGMMGSGKSTLGQELAEKLGYTFLDLDAVIEQNENRTIAEIFATEGQEGFREVERQALQTIVANYKQAIVATGGGTPCFFDNMALMDTAGETIFLDVPVKKIARRLSKSDLSVRPLLAGKTQSQLISFLGKTLSERRRFYEQAKHIVASPPYTINALLALLPL
- a CDS encoding ABC transporter permease — encoded protein: MKFIGFILSRMGHGLLIMLGVLVVVFFLFNVLPGDPVAMLAGQRSDLSTREAITKDLGLDKPLPAQLLYYINDVSPLSVHEDTEANQQKYEYSTIVDVGEDVLVWKTPYLRRSFQSNKSVTDILLDHFPGTLWLAVAAMLIATVFGILFGVLASLKPHSTLDHALITTSVLGISVPSFVAAILIAITFGFYWSNWTGLSLTGQLYEIDPFEGKELMLRNLLLPAFALGIRPLAVIVQLTRSSMLDVMSQDYIRTARAKGLNRRRVIVGHALKNALNPVVTAASGWMASLMAGAFFIEYIFNWKGLGAVTIQAVQNLDFPLVMGATLFVAFLFVVINIFVDLLYAALDPRVKLD
- a CDS encoding BT_3928 family protein: MKYITKFFWLFVGVLFIFSGLIKINDPVGTAIKLEEYFEVFSTDIAPFFSALKPAALFLSIFLSALEIVLGVALLVRWKLKEVLWLLLAMIVFFTFLTFYSAYFNKVTDCGCFGDAIKLTPWESFTKDIVLLVMIIVLLMTQRYLQPFISQKVGATITALTAILSVGIGWYAYENLPYIDFRAYKIGNNIPTLMKPSAPLKYKYIMTKGGQEQEFTEYPTDTTWAFKEMVAINPEDGPKITDFNVWNDEGDHTQEVLTGTKLVIVVHNVTKANTDDFERINALVAEAEKQGITPIVITSSGAQEFEAFRHEVNLAAPYYFGDHTVLKTIIRSNPGIWLLKDGTTKGLWHHNNTPTIEEVKAALAK
- a CDS encoding toxin-antitoxin system YwqK family antitoxin translates to MKPNLLWCLLLLCSCSYSSKEVAFDADNLIQSISANYDTLNSGEIYELTIKTDSSHFNRFGEDPVIKINDNPYYPLWAGEFTNYVLTEDIDIIPGAVVKKDHKLEIKIKKTAETDTTIHITKTYFVTNLETTPRSEGKLIDGRKNGLWRFWYDNNRKHLKEESSWTEGKKNGEAVVYWKNGNKQQVLNYKTGLQHGVAYFYSSSGSIADSVAYENGELSNQQL